The genomic window GGCCGAACTGGGCTACGACGGCTGGAACAAGGGCATGCTGGCCTCCAACGAGCTGGACGGCAAGCTCTATTCGGCCCCCTGGTACGCCGCGAACCGCACCGTCATCTACGACAAGGCCATCTTCAAGAAGGCCGGGGTGACCCCGCCGAAGACCCGTGACGAGTGGATCGCCGGCCTGAAGAAGATCAAGGCGTCCGACCCGAAGGTCCAGCCGCTCTACCTGCCCGGCCAGAGCTGGTACGTCTACGCCGGTTTCGTCTGGGACGAGGGCGGCGACCTCGCGGTCAAGGACGGCGACAAGTGGAAGGGCAGCCTGTCCTCGCCCGAGGCCGCCGCCGCGATGAACTTCTACAAGGAGCTGCAGTCCTACTCGACCGCTCCGAAGGACAAGGACGAGGCGACCCCGCAGCAATCCACGGACGTCGTCCCCAAGGGCGGGGTCGCGTCCTGGATCGGTCTCGGCTGGGAGGCCGGCGGCGCGATCGACGCGCTGAAGAAGGCCGGAAAGACCGCCGACTTCGGCTACTTCCCGATCCCGGGCAAGACCGCCGACAAGCCGGGCTCCGTCTTCTTCGGCGGCTCGAACCTCGCGGTCGCCGAGCGCTCCGCCAACAAGGACCTGGCCAAGGAGTGGCTGGCCCTGGCCGCCGGCAAGGACCACATGGCCAAGTACGCCCAGGCGACCGAGGGCGGTCTGCTGCCGAACAACGACACCGCGCAGTTCGCGCCGCCGGCCGGCTCCTTCGCCGAGGCGATGGCGAAGTCCGCGCCCGTCGGCAAGA from Streptomyces formicae includes these protein-coding regions:
- a CDS encoding extracellular solute-binding protein, whose translation is MKRKLIAAIGVAGMMVGIAACGSDSDKGGEGKSDAGGSKTLTVWVMDGSAPEAWIAEVNKEFEAKHKGVKVKVEVQQWNGIQEKVTTALSEDTPPDVLELGNTQTAGYAVTGGLADLTEDKAELGYDGWNKGMLASNELDGKLYSAPWYAANRTVIYDKAIFKKAGVTPPKTRDEWIAGLKKIKASDPKVQPLYLPGQSWYVYAGFVWDEGGDLAVKDGDKWKGSLSSPEAAAAMNFYKELQSYSTAPKDKDEATPQQSTDVVPKGGVASWIGLGWEAGGAIDALKKAGKTADFGYFPIPGKTADKPGSVFFGGSNLAVAERSANKDLAKEWLALAAGKDHMAKYAQATEGGLLPNNDTAQFAPPAGSFAEAMAKSAPVGKITPVTPGWANVETAPNPIKDYMTKVLKGEDAKKAGEEADKVITERINQE